The following are encoded in a window of Arctopsyche grandis isolate Sample6627 chromosome 4, ASM5162203v2, whole genome shotgun sequence genomic DNA:
- the Ssk gene encoding smooth septate junction protein snakeskin — protein sequence MVSIQTIGSVMIKLLKLVLNLLVLILYRTGYAGQFLGVSGQWNFNEVKIPDAEIFASGVFVGYFIYTSVQLVSYCFGAKDHQKQLTDTMMNFVGIFLWIAVGGMALHYWHGYMGEQHYKHIYSERQVGLALGSLCVLNGAAHLLDTVLALAHFSQ from the exons ATGGTGTCAATACAAACTATAGGATCTGTGATGATCAAGCTGTTGAAGTTG GTATTGAATTTATTGGTTCTGATCCTATATAGAACTGGGTATGCAGGTCAGTTTTTAGGGGTGAGTGGACAGTGGAACTTCAACGAAGTGAAGATACCTGATGCTGAAATATTTGCATCGGGTGTGTTCGTTGGATACTTCATATATACATCGGTGCAACTTGTATCATACTGTTTCGGCGCCAAAGATCATCAAAA ACAATTGACAGATACCATGATGAATTTCGTTGGTATTTTCTTGTGGATAGCAGTAGGCGGCATGGCACTTCACTACTGGCACGGTTACATGGGTGAACAACactacaaacatatttattctGAACGTCAG gtTGGTTTAGCTCTCGGTTCATTGTGTGTGTTGAACGGTGCAGCTCATCTATTGGATACAGTATTGGCTTTAGCTCACTTTTCACAATAA